A genomic window from Chitinophagaceae bacterium includes:
- a CDS encoding phenylalanine--tRNA ligase subunit beta, whose protein sequence is MTISYNWLRDYLDTKLSPEEAGERLTQTGLEVEAIEKFESVKGGLEGLIIGCVTAVEKHPDADKLSVTKVDVGTGTDLQIVCGAANVGAGQKVIVATEGTLLHPFSGEAFKIRKTKIRGVASEGMICAEDEIGLSEDHSGIMILDAAAPVGISAREFLNVTSDNIIQIGLTPNRGDATSHIGVARDLAAALSAEQMEIVPLNIPSVENFSVADQSLQMEVRVENTEACPRFSGLTISGIVVKESPGWLKNKLKSIGLRPINNIVDITNFVMHECGQPLHAYDAKEIAGKKMVVKTLPQDTTFRTLDDKEIKLRAIDLMVCCQGENKDDSILPMCIAGVYGGIKSGVKDATTSLFLEAACWNPKWIRRTSTFHNLRTDAASRFEKGVDPNGNIYALKRAALLIVELAGGKISSEIIDVYPSPVKEKQIVLTWEKLNRLAGIEISKSVTKNILKALSFKIESEDELQITVAVPTFKTDVFRSEDVIEEVLRIYGYDKIPVPDAIRSSLSFSTADKKETFVEELSQMLAASGFREMMNNSISNSKYQEAFFPGSNESIVSLLSYSNIGLDSMRTSMLFPGLEVIRYNHNRKMVDLKLFEFGKTYLKKSGNYEEKSHLVLLLTGELTAESWKVKQEPADYFFLKGIIKNILNKCGIKKVTSSITGGGIWEQATTFQTGKTELATFGKINEKVTASFDIKKAVYYAEIDVEALLRFSKNLLKFTSLPKFPSVRRDLALVIDNTVSFAEIEQIAYQHAGALLKEVNLFDVYADERLGAGKKSYAVSFIFVNEEKTLTDAEVDKVIGNLMLQFQSKLNANIRN, encoded by the coding sequence ATGACTATTTCATATAACTGGCTGAGAGATTATCTGGATACAAAGCTATCTCCTGAGGAGGCTGGAGAAAGACTTACACAGACCGGATTGGAAGTGGAAGCGATTGAAAAATTTGAATCTGTAAAGGGCGGATTGGAAGGATTAATCATCGGTTGTGTTACTGCTGTTGAAAAGCATCCTGATGCCGATAAGCTTTCAGTTACCAAAGTAGATGTCGGTACCGGAACCGATTTGCAAATTGTATGTGGCGCCGCCAATGTAGGTGCCGGTCAAAAGGTGATTGTAGCAACAGAAGGCACCTTGTTGCATCCTTTTTCAGGTGAAGCATTTAAAATCAGGAAAACAAAAATACGTGGTGTTGCTTCCGAAGGAATGATTTGCGCCGAAGATGAAATTGGTTTAAGTGAAGATCATAGTGGCATCATGATACTGGATGCTGCTGCGCCTGTTGGCATTTCAGCACGTGAGTTTCTGAATGTAACTTCTGACAATATTATTCAGATTGGTTTAACACCCAATCGTGGCGATGCAACATCTCATATAGGTGTGGCGCGCGATCTGGCAGCTGCATTATCCGCAGAACAAATGGAAATCGTTCCGTTAAACATTCCTTCAGTCGAGAATTTTTCAGTTGCCGATCAATCACTTCAAATGGAGGTGAGGGTTGAAAATACAGAAGCTTGTCCCCGTTTTTCAGGATTAACTATTTCCGGAATTGTTGTTAAGGAGTCACCCGGTTGGTTAAAGAATAAATTGAAATCCATCGGACTACGCCCGATTAATAACATAGTTGATATCACTAATTTCGTAATGCATGAATGCGGTCAGCCATTGCATGCTTACGACGCGAAAGAAATTGCGGGTAAAAAGATGGTGGTGAAAACTTTGCCGCAAGACACAACATTCCGTACACTGGATGATAAAGAAATTAAACTTCGTGCGATTGATTTAATGGTCTGTTGCCAGGGCGAAAATAAGGATGATTCAATTTTGCCAATGTGCATTGCAGGCGTGTATGGTGGAATAAAATCCGGTGTAAAAGATGCAACCACTTCCCTTTTCCTGGAAGCGGCTTGCTGGAATCCAAAATGGATCCGGCGGACGTCTACTTTTCACAACCTGAGAACAGATGCTGCATCGCGTTTTGAAAAAGGTGTTGATCCCAATGGAAATATATATGCATTGAAACGTGCTGCTTTACTGATCGTAGAACTGGCAGGTGGTAAGATCAGCTCTGAAATTATTGATGTTTACCCGAGTCCTGTTAAGGAGAAACAGATTGTATTAACATGGGAAAAACTGAATCGTTTAGCAGGCATTGAAATTTCAAAATCGGTTACGAAAAATATTCTGAAGGCACTTTCTTTCAAAATAGAATCGGAGGATGAACTTCAGATTACAGTTGCTGTACCTACTTTTAAAACAGATGTTTTCCGCAGTGAAGATGTGATTGAAGAAGTGCTGCGGATTTATGGATATGATAAAATTCCTGTTCCCGATGCGATCCGTTCCTCGCTCAGTTTTTCGACCGCTGATAAAAAGGAAACCTTTGTGGAAGAATTGTCGCAAATGCTGGCCGCTTCAGGATTTCGGGAGATGATGAATAACTCTATTTCAAATTCAAAATATCAGGAAGCTTTTTTTCCCGGATCGAATGAATCCATTGTCAGCTTGTTGAGTTATTCCAACATCGGACTTGATTCCATGCGAACGTCTATGTTGTTTCCCGGTTTGGAAGTAATCCGTTACAACCACAACCGTAAGATGGTTGATTTGAAATTATTTGAATTCGGAAAAACATATTTGAAGAAGTCAGGCAATTATGAAGAAAAATCACACCTGGTATTGTTGTTAACCGGTGAACTTACTGCTGAATCATGGAAAGTGAAACAAGAACCTGCAGATTATTTTTTCCTGAAAGGAATTATCAAAAACATTTTGAATAAATGCGGGATTAAAAAGGTGACTTCCTCCATTACAGGCGGCGGTATCTGGGAACAGGCAACGACTTTTCAAACCGGAAAAACTGAACTCGCAACTTTTGGAAAGATCAATGAAAAAGTAACTGCGTCATTTGATATTAAAAAAGCAGTATACTATGCGGAAATAGATGTTGAAGCACTGCTTCGTTTTTCAAAGAACCTGTTAAAATTCACTTCACTTCCGAAATTTCCATCTGTGCGCAGGGATCTGGCACTCGTGATTGATAACACTGTTTCTTTCGCGGAAATAGAACAAATTGCCTACCAACATGCAGGCGCATTGCTCAAAGAAGTGAACCTGTTTGATGTGTACGCAGATGAAAGACTGGGTGCCGGTAAAAAGTCGTATGCGGTGAGTTTTATTTTTGTGAATGAAGAAAAAACGCTCACGGATGCTGAAGTTGACAAGGTGATCGGGAACCTAATGCTGCAATTCCAGTCGAAGTTGAACGCAAACATCCGCAATTGA
- a CDS encoding glycosyl hydrolase, translated as MKPSLLLGTRKGLVAYQFRNDRWQMENLSFEGIPVSIAYADPRNGTWWACLDHGHWGVKLHRSADRGNTWEEIPAPAYPEGEEVKDGVPAATRYIWAMSQGGKKFPSKLWMGTDPGGLFVSEDEGKSFQLNEPLWKHPSRKENWFGGGRDLPGIHSIVIDPRDENHIHIGISCAGVFETFDGGKTWEVRNKGLRADFLPDPSVEVGHDPHILIAAPTNPDALWQQNHCGIFRSTDGAKSWQDVGQTEGPARFGFAIAVAEDNAEQAWVAPANSDGTRTAIKGALCICRTDDGGKNWKELRKGLPQENCFDIVYRHSLVTSGEALAFGTTTGNLFFSPDRGENWEAINNYLPMVYSVQFAD; from the coding sequence ATGAAACCAAGTCTGCTTTTAGGAACTCGCAAAGGATTGGTGGCTTATCAATTCAGGAATGATCGATGGCAAATGGAAAATTTATCTTTCGAAGGAATTCCTGTTTCCATTGCTTATGCTGATCCACGCAATGGAACCTGGTGGGCTTGTCTCGATCATGGTCATTGGGGCGTAAAGCTTCATCGCTCTGCTGATCGTGGAAATACATGGGAAGAAATTCCTGCTCCTGCTTATCCTGAAGGTGAAGAAGTGAAAGATGGTGTGCCTGCTGCTACCCGATATATTTGGGCAATGTCGCAAGGAGGAAAAAAATTTCCGTCAAAATTATGGATGGGCACTGATCCGGGTGGCTTGTTTGTAAGTGAAGATGAAGGCAAAAGTTTTCAGTTGAATGAACCATTATGGAAACATCCGAGTCGAAAAGAAAACTGGTTTGGCGGAGGCCGTGACCTGCCGGGAATACATTCCATCGTAATAGATCCGCGAGATGAAAATCATATTCATATCGGAATCAGTTGCGCAGGTGTTTTTGAAACTTTTGATGGAGGTAAAACATGGGAAGTACGCAACAAAGGATTACGTGCTGACTTTCTCCCTGATCCCTCTGTTGAAGTTGGCCACGACCCGCATATTCTCATCGCTGCTCCAACTAATCCTGATGCGCTCTGGCAACAGAACCATTGTGGTATTTTCCGGTCTACTGATGGTGCTAAGAGCTGGCAGGATGTTGGTCAGACTGAAGGTCCGGCACGTTTCGGATTTGCCATTGCTGTGGCAGAAGACAATGCGGAACAGGCGTGGGTAGCTCCTGCTAACAGTGATGGCACACGCACAGCTATTAAAGGTGCGCTCTGTATCTGCAGGACAGATGATGGTGGTAAGAATTGGAAAGAATTAAGAAAAGGATTACCGCAGGAAAACTGTTTTGACATTGTTTACAGGCATTCGCTTGTAACTTCAGGTGAAGCATTGGCATTCGGAACCACTACCGGTAATTTGTTTTTTTCGCCCGATCGTGGTGAGAACTGGGAAGCCATCAATAATTATTTGCCGATGGTGTATTCGGTGCAATTTGCGGACTGA
- a CDS encoding DUF2721 domain-containing protein, producing MEITLTTPAILFPTVSLLLIAYTTRFLAIANLIRGLKIKYQTEKTPNLISQINNLRVRLTLIRNMQAFGISALFFATFSIALIFFDEKMYGSYVFGFALILLLISLGVSFREILMSGGALKFELKEMEEELRQEEENN from the coding sequence ATGGAAATTACGCTTACAACACCGGCCATACTTTTTCCAACTGTTTCATTACTGTTGATTGCTTACACTACCCGATTTCTGGCGATTGCCAATCTCATCCGGGGTTTAAAAATAAAATATCAGACAGAAAAAACACCCAATCTTATCAGCCAGATCAATAATCTGCGTGTGCGGCTCACACTCATCAGAAACATGCAGGCCTTTGGAATCTCCGCCTTGTTTTTTGCAACTTTTTCAATTGCCCTCATTTTTTTTGATGAAAAAATGTATGGTAGTTATGTTTTCGGATTTGCATTGATATTGTTGTTGATCTCACTGGGTGTTTCCTTCCGGGAAATTCTGATGTCTGGTGGAGCATTAAAATTTGAGCTTAAAGAAATGGAAGAAGAACTCCGGCAGGAGGAAGAAAACAATTGA
- a CDS encoding peptidoglycan DD-metalloendopeptidase family protein, whose protein sequence is MKTFITFLFCSLLTTFASAQIVICFTTGEDQDPDKCDHNYCSPNAPFDFSKGIYRIPYEDGIIVSVTNDHIKHCPRGAIDMSGDSGNSEYNIVAAADGWIRAISDSHNTQCTCKNGDNCDNNYVWIEHPNGEWTKYTHVRYHTASDLHNEGDWVTAGTIIGVEGTVGCSTGDHCHFEVAVPYAGIDDLYFDTGGGWIDNDSAMNLVPLFCNVPGNIMKSGESYFSIGCVNSCDVSLPSANTTYSSGTFKAFLDDDAISNSDDLTFLGASSGVIQGGSSITLKAGFQAEFLSTFEARIGNCSGAGFTKESVPSESVVKEDFSVEPNPASQSTIVKWDMKMSGEVNISVCDMSGHDMINVLHTQQMNSGWHQQQIDLSGLASGAYFLRAVINGEHLIKKIIVQQE, encoded by the coding sequence ATGAAAACTTTTATAACATTTCTTTTCTGCAGCCTGCTCACCACATTTGCTTCAGCGCAAATCGTGATTTGCTTCACCACTGGTGAAGACCAGGATCCTGATAAGTGTGATCATAATTATTGCTCACCCAATGCACCGTTTGATTTTTCAAAAGGAATTTACCGTATTCCTTATGAAGATGGCATAATCGTAAGTGTTACCAATGATCACATCAAACATTGCCCCCGCGGTGCTATTGACATGAGTGGCGATTCCGGCAATTCCGAATACAACATTGTGGCAGCGGCCGATGGATGGATTCGTGCCATCAGTGACAGCCATAATACACAATGCACCTGTAAGAACGGTGACAATTGCGACAACAATTATGTATGGATAGAACATCCGAATGGTGAATGGACGAAGTATACACATGTGCGGTATCATACAGCAAGTGATCTGCACAATGAAGGTGATTGGGTTACTGCAGGAACTATCATCGGAGTCGAAGGTACGGTAGGTTGTTCAACCGGTGATCATTGTCACTTTGAAGTTGCTGTACCCTACGCAGGTATTGATGATTTATATTTTGACACCGGCGGCGGATGGATTGATAATGATTCGGCAATGAACCTGGTACCGTTGTTTTGTAATGTTCCGGGTAACATCATGAAAAGCGGTGAATCATACTTTTCTATTGGTTGCGTAAATTCCTGCGATGTTTCACTTCCATCAGCCAATACCACCTATAGCTCAGGCACGTTCAAGGCATTTCTTGACGATGATGCCATTAGCAATTCGGATGATTTGACATTTCTAGGTGCTTCAAGTGGTGTGATTCAGGGAGGTTCGTCCATTACGCTGAAAGCCGGTTTCCAGGCAGAATTCCTATCCACCTTTGAGGCAAGAATCGGTAATTGCAGTGGCGCAGGTTTCACAAAAGAATCTGTACCATCCGAAAGTGTTGTAAAAGAAGATTTTTCTGTGGAGCCAAATCCTGCATCACAGTCAACTATCGTGAAATGGGACATGAAAATGAGTGGTGAGGTTAATATTTCAGTTTGCGATATGAGCGGACATGATATGATCAACGTTCTTCACACCCAACAAATGAATTCCGGCTGGCATCAGCAACAAATTGATTTAAGTGGTCTTGCTTCAGGGGCCTATTTTCTTCGTGCAGTTATTAACGGTGAGCATCTGATCAAAAAAATAATAGTGCAGCAGGAGTGA
- a CDS encoding MoaD/ThiS family protein — translation MKITILGFGIAKEIFEGVSISIEVNDKATVADLKHSLQEKYPRLKQLSTFMIAINNHYASGDEMINPADEIAIIPPVSGG, via the coding sequence ATGAAAATTACCATTTTAGGATTCGGAATCGCAAAGGAAATATTTGAAGGTGTTTCCATTTCTATCGAGGTGAACGATAAAGCAACAGTAGCTGATTTAAAGCATTCTCTGCAAGAAAAATATCCGCGACTTAAGCAGCTCTCTACATTCATGATTGCAATAAACAACCATTATGCATCAGGTGATGAAATGATAAATCCGGCGGATGAGATTGCGATTATTCCGCCGGTGAGCGGAGGATGA
- a CDS encoding molybdenum cofactor biosynthesis protein MoaE, with translation MTNIQITSAPINITDCIQWTMHPQCGGINVFIGTVRASTKEKKVVRLEFEAYESMALAEMKKIAEEALQKFSIQKILIHHRTGVLQVSDVPVVIVVGAAHRAAAFDACRYAIDQLKETVPIWKKEIFEDGEVWVAAHP, from the coding sequence ATGACCAATATTCAAATAACATCAGCACCCATCAACATTACAGATTGCATTCAATGGACAATGCATCCACAATGTGGCGGCATAAATGTATTTATCGGAACAGTGCGTGCAAGCACTAAAGAAAAAAAAGTGGTACGGCTTGAATTTGAAGCATATGAGAGTATGGCTTTAGCGGAGATGAAGAAGATTGCTGAAGAAGCACTTCAAAAATTTTCGATTCAAAAAATCCTCATTCATCACCGCACCGGTGTTTTACAAGTGAGTGATGTTCCGGTTGTAATTGTAGTGGGTGCCGCTCATCGCGCTGCCGCCTTCGATGCCTGCCGCTATGCAATTGATCAATTAAAAGAAACAGTTCCTATCTGGAAGAAAGAAATATTTGAAGATGGAGAAGTTTGGGTGGCGGCGCATCCGTGA
- a CDS encoding gliding motility lipoprotein GldH, with protein sequence MKSRQQIEKGVTENFIKLKNLYDRDKKFSQTTGYLAFCKSFLLLLILGSLVSCEKNRVYEKNISIDKYSWDSKVIPSFKVEITDTASLYNIYVNIRHADLYPFQNIWLQAGTQFPDGTKTNRRIEIMLANDEGKWYGEGLGDIWDFRSLVQENAFFNKPGTYTFTLTQNMRQDPLPGIMAVGLRVENMGLNKKVVGQ encoded by the coding sequence ATGAAAAGCAGGCAACAAATTGAAAAGGGCGTAACTGAGAACTTTATAAAGCTGAAGAATTTGTATGATCGCGACAAAAAGTTTTCTCAGACAACCGGATATTTAGCTTTTTGCAAATCATTTTTATTGCTGTTGATTTTAGGTTCGCTGGTTTCGTGCGAAAAAAACAGAGTGTACGAAAAGAATATCAGCATCGATAAATATTCGTGGGACAGTAAAGTGATTCCTTCCTTCAAAGTGGAAATTACTGACACTGCATCGCTCTACAATATTTATGTCAATATCCGTCATGCAGATCTATATCCGTTTCAGAATATCTGGTTGCAGGCAGGCACACAGTTTCCGGATGGCACAAAAACAAACCGACGTATAGAAATCATGCTTGCTAACGATGAAGGTAAATGGTATGGAGAAGGGCTGGGAGATATCTGGGACTTTCGTTCACTTGTACAGGAAAATGCTTTCTTCAATAAACCCGGCACTTATACTTTTACATTGACCCAAAATATGCGGCAGGACCCCTTACCCGGAATTATGGCAGTGGGGCTGAGAGTCGAAAATATGGGATTGAATAAGAAGGTGGTTGGACAGTGA
- a CDS encoding cell division protein ZapA, whose product MSEIISINVTIGDRMYPLKVRGEDEPVVRQAEQLLNHKYSEFQLRFSGQEKLDYLAMSSLMNMVEVMKQQEDIASLRDELAHRLTNASQLVMDGLKRS is encoded by the coding sequence ATGTCAGAAATCATCAGTATCAATGTAACCATTGGCGATCGGATGTATCCTTTAAAAGTGCGTGGGGAAGATGAACCTGTTGTAAGACAGGCGGAGCAACTTCTCAACCATAAATACAGTGAATTTCAATTGAGGTTTTCCGGGCAGGAGAAACTCGACTATCTGGCTATGAGCTCGCTGATGAATATGGTTGAGGTGATGAAGCAACAGGAAGATATAGCGTCACTCAGGGATGAATTGGCACATAGGCTTACGAATGCATCGCAGTTGGTAATGGATGGATTGAAACGCAGTTAA
- a CDS encoding sulfite exporter TauE/SafE family protein, with the protein MEHPELLPIFFTIAFIYASVGFGGGSSYLAILALYGLPFKEIRLLALICNVIVVTGGTLLFIKHKQVIWKKMLPLAITSIPMAFYGATVRLSEDTFFIILGISLFLAGALLWRKTKENETESKMDANLPRDAMIGGSIGFLSGMVGIGGGIFLSPVLNLLKWDTAKHIAATASFFILVNSISGIAGQLSGLPPEINYIQLAFLGGAVLLGGQFGARIGAARFNSLVIRRVTAMLVLYAGAEVLFKHLPWFK; encoded by the coding sequence ATGGAACATCCTGAATTACTTCCCATCTTTTTCACGATCGCCTTCATTTATGCCTCTGTTGGTTTCGGCGGAGGTTCGAGTTACCTGGCAATACTTGCATTGTATGGCTTGCCCTTTAAAGAAATAAGGCTGCTTGCATTGATCTGTAATGTAATTGTTGTTACCGGGGGAACGCTGCTGTTTATCAAACACAAGCAAGTGATCTGGAAGAAAATGCTGCCGCTTGCAATAACCAGCATTCCCATGGCATTTTATGGTGCTACCGTTAGACTCAGTGAAGACACTTTTTTTATTATCTTAGGTATTTCGCTTTTTCTTGCCGGCGCATTATTGTGGAGGAAAACGAAAGAAAATGAAACTGAAAGCAAGATGGATGCTAATCTCCCCAGAGATGCAATGATTGGTGGAAGTATTGGCTTTCTTTCCGGCATGGTGGGCATTGGCGGCGGCATTTTTCTTTCCCCTGTGCTCAACCTTTTAAAATGGGACACTGCCAAACACATAGCTGCAACAGCAAGTTTTTTTATACTTGTTAATTCCATTTCCGGTATCGCGGGACAATTGTCAGGTCTTCCACCCGAAATCAATTACATTCAACTGGCATTCCTGGGTGGTGCAGTGCTGCTTGGTGGTCAATTTGGCGCTCGCATTGGTGCAGCACGATTCAACTCCTTGGTGATTCGCAGGGTTACGGCCATGCTTGTTTTATATGCCGGAGCTGAAGTCTTATTTAAGCACCTGCCCTGGTTTAAATAA
- a CDS encoding MoaD/ThiS family protein — protein MPTVKFTNALKRYFPDLKDTAAKEISIAAILSEMETSYPGLRSYLLDEQGNLRKHVNIFIDGTMITNRAALNFTIDEKSEVFIIQALSGG, from the coding sequence ATGCCCACTGTAAAATTTACCAATGCTTTAAAGCGATACTTTCCCGATTTGAAAGACACTGCTGCAAAGGAAATTTCGATTGCTGCAATACTGAGTGAAATGGAAACCAGCTATCCTGGCCTTCGCAGCTACCTGCTTGATGAGCAGGGAAACCTTCGCAAGCATGTCAATATTTTTATTGATGGCACGATGATCACCAACCGTGCTGCATTGAACTTTACCATTGATGAAAAAAGTGAAGTCTTCATCATTCAGGCACTTTCAGGAGGATAA
- a CDS encoding T9SS type A sorting domain-containing protein: MKKVIAFAVYCSLIAVLSCFHYKSARAQSAVANMKQLDETQLNTKERAFAAAALRSKFVSKYWYAEVSFDPTANELQITLPEMDVLSFTIQRRNEQADGLSAWCGKSADGATATLVWHNGMIHGNIAVNPRLVYSIQPIGGNRHIIYIINQQHAPKEESREQYEGMKLASTVPAEMNQPRFELPEADDLRTGGNDCYIRVLVGFDHDAALSEADPIGFALECAELSNTIYANSQVNFQMEIAYVRNYPDVASSDIDDALAEWEFDFGNDKFNDVFSEREQYDADFCILIAEDFDGDYVGLAATILASYGSAFCVVERGSAIDNLSFTHEIGHLMGARHDLYMDGSGDFNHGYIIHSEKVRTVMAYDDECDDNGYNCDRIQYFSTPDVNFPGTSKPLGTAADEHNERALDENESEFADFEPVVSNKTFLFPEFVDGSIYGNVTALNTIQHIADYQVTGGAQVVWSAGDYIVLEDGFYAGAGASFQAKLGGCDALRIQDGNMEQDASTGSFQNMNLFPNPAASETTVSFQLEEKSTVSINMVDLQGRVVFKSMSQLYEAGTQLIDINCSSFTSGTYLCYLIINGEPVVSKLIVQQD, translated from the coding sequence ATGAAAAAAGTTATCGCATTTGCAGTTTACTGTTCGCTGATTGCGGTGCTCTCTTGTTTCCATTACAAATCTGCCCGGGCGCAAAGTGCAGTTGCAAACATGAAGCAACTGGATGAAACACAGCTCAACACAAAAGAAAGAGCTTTTGCTGCTGCTGCGTTGAGAAGCAAATTTGTTTCGAAGTACTGGTACGCAGAAGTTTCTTTCGACCCTACAGCCAATGAACTGCAGATCACTCTTCCTGAAATGGATGTGTTAAGCTTCACCATCCAACGACGAAATGAACAGGCCGATGGATTGTCGGCCTGGTGCGGCAAATCCGCCGATGGTGCAACTGCAACACTGGTGTGGCACAATGGAATGATTCATGGAAACATTGCTGTCAATCCAAGGCTTGTTTACAGCATTCAACCAATAGGTGGCAACCGCCATATCATTTACATCATTAACCAACAGCACGCACCGAAAGAGGAATCCCGGGAACAATATGAAGGAATGAAACTGGCAAGCACAGTTCCTGCTGAAATGAATCAACCCCGTTTTGAATTGCCTGAAGCAGATGACCTGAGAACGGGTGGCAATGATTGTTACATCAGGGTATTGGTTGGTTTTGATCATGATGCAGCGTTAAGTGAAGCGGATCCGATCGGATTTGCACTGGAATGCGCTGAGCTGTCCAATACCATTTATGCCAACAGCCAGGTGAATTTTCAGATGGAGATAGCGTATGTAAGAAATTATCCTGATGTAGCATCGTCCGATATTGATGATGCGCTCGCCGAATGGGAATTTGATTTTGGGAATGATAAATTCAATGATGTGTTCAGCGAACGCGAGCAATATGATGCTGACTTCTGCATTCTGATTGCCGAAGATTTTGATGGTGATTATGTTGGACTTGCTGCTACCATCCTCGCTTCGTATGGCTCAGCATTTTGTGTGGTGGAGCGGGGAAGTGCGATAGATAACCTGTCATTCACGCATGAAATAGGTCACCTTATGGGTGCGAGGCACGACCTGTATATGGATGGTTCCGGCGATTTCAATCATGGTTACATCATTCATTCAGAAAAAGTAAGAACCGTGATGGCGTATGATGATGAATGTGATGACAATGGTTACAACTGCGACCGCATCCAATATTTTTCAACGCCGGATGTAAACTTCCCGGGAACTTCCAAGCCTTTGGGAACTGCGGCTGATGAGCACAATGAAAGAGCACTTGATGAAAATGAAAGTGAATTTGCTGACTTCGAACCTGTCGTAAGCAACAAAACATTTCTGTTTCCGGAGTTTGTCGATGGTTCAATTTATGGAAATGTAACCGCTCTCAATACGATTCAGCATATTGCCGACTATCAAGTTACGGGTGGAGCCCAAGTTGTCTGGAGTGCTGGTGACTATATTGTGCTGGAAGATGGCTTTTATGCAGGAGCAGGAGCATCGTTTCAGGCAAAACTGGGTGGTTGTGATGCACTGCGCATTCAGGATGGAAACATGGAGCAGGATGCGTCAACCGGTTCGTTCCAAAACATGAATCTCTTTCCGAATCCTGCAGCAAGTGAAACAACTGTTTCTTTTCAGCTTGAAGAAAAATCAACCGTGTCCATCAATATGGTTGATCTGCAGGGTAGAGTGGTGTTTAAGAGCATGAGTCAGCTTTATGAAGCAGGTACACAACTGATCGATATTAATTGTTCATCGTTTACATCCGGCACTTACCTGTGTTATTTGATCATAAACGGAGAACCTGTTGTAAGTAAATTAATAGTTCAACAAGATTAA
- a CDS encoding T9SS type A sorting domain-containing protein: MKFMKCMFVMLFFPFLSIGQNLPQCDSLVIQCCGLGNDSLTIQVANPTAELFDYPGFILFNSNMDTIAKETVNYFGIGMWPQQHILKVLAPLELSFNGYLNLYSWFYDSLSCSFPITIPDTISSGIYTDNQQGFRVYPNPTKGSFRIESGFQTGDFTLRILNVLGEVISESEYSITASLPFLIEGVPGLYVIELISAEGKCSRMKVVKM; encoded by the coding sequence ATGAAATTTATGAAATGTATGTTTGTAATGTTATTTTTCCCCTTTTTATCAATAGGGCAAAATCTGCCGCAATGTGATTCACTGGTCATTCAATGCTGTGGTTTAGGAAATGACAGCCTGACCATTCAGGTTGCCAACCCAACAGCTGAGTTATTCGATTACCCCGGTTTTATTTTATTTAATTCCAATATGGATACCATTGCCAAAGAAACGGTGAACTATTTCGGTATTGGAATGTGGCCCCAGCAACATATTCTGAAGGTTTTAGCTCCATTAGAACTTTCGTTCAATGGCTATCTGAATCTATATAGCTGGTTTTATGACTCGCTTTCCTGCAGTTTTCCTATCACTATTCCGGATACTATTTCCTCTGGGATTTACACAGATAACCAACAGGGTTTCCGGGTTTATCCCAACCCGACAAAAGGAAGTTTCAGGATTGAATCAGGCTTTCAAACCGGTGACTTTACCTTACGGATATTGAATGTATTGGGTGAAGTTATTTCTGAATCGGAATACAGCATTACAGCCAGCCTTCCTTTTTTAATTGAGGGTGTGCCAGGTTTGTATGTGATCGAGTTAATATCAGCAGAAGGAAAATGTTCAAGGATGAAAGTGGTGAAGATGTAA